Part of the Candidatus Zixiibacteriota bacterium genome, AAGATTTTGAGCTTGTCCAAGGCTGAACCGACTTTAGAGGATGTGTTTGTCTCCTTATGCGGAAGAGGGTTAGAAGATGAAAACCGAGCTTAAAACAAACCTTAAGGCGATTTTCGGCCGGGCTTATGTCAGGTTAGTCGGCGCTCACAGAGAACCGAGCTGGCTTGCCTCAGAGGCGCTTTTGCCGTTACTTTCCACTGCTTCATTTGTATACGTTTACAAGGCTTTGAAAGCTCCGGAAGAGTATACCGGTTTTGTTATCTTGGGCGGTGCGATGACTGCTTACTGGATCAACGTTTTATGGTCAATGGCTGCCCAGTTCTACTGGGAAAAAGAGATGGGGAATTTGCAGCTGTATCTGGTCGCTCCTATTTCCCGAATGGCAATCCTTTTAGGAATGGCAACTGGGGGATTTTACCTGGCATCGACCAGAGCGATTTTCGTCTTTGTGGTGGGAAGCTTGATCTTCAAAGTGAACTTTGTGGTAATAAGCCTGGGTAAATTAGCTTTGATATTTTTCTTGACCCAGGTGGCACTTTACGGTCTGGGTATGATGTTCTCGTCCCTGTTTATGCTTTTCGGCAGAGAAGCCTGGCATACCACTAACCTATTCCAGGAGCCGATCTATCTTCTGTCCGGCTTCTTTTTTCCCATAAAGAGTCTGGGAATGACCGTCGGCCTTGTGGCTTCCTTAATCCCTTTGACCCTGGGTCTGGATGGTATGAGACAATTAGCTTTTAAGGGTGGAAAAGAGCTTGGATTATTAAATGTCAACCTGGAGATTTATGGTTTGGCTATACTTTCGGTCCTTTTCCTCATCGCCGCGCACTATGCTCTGAAATATATGGAGAATATGGGTAAAAAGGAAGGCAGATTGACTTTGAGGTGGCAATAAAATTTTTTTGATAGGGGCAATTCATGAATTGCCCCTACAGATTTCCTGTAGCGTCGCCACTCCCGTGGCGACGGAGGTTCGTCCTCACAGGAGTGAGGACGCTACGGAGGGTTTCTAAGACGTCGCAATTATGCAAAACGAATTTGATGCTTATGCGGATTTCTACGATAAGTGGAACGAGAATTTCATCTCGGACATCCCCTTGTGGCTGGAGTATGCCAGAAATTGCGGCTCGCCGGTTTTGGAGCTTTGCTGCGGAACAGGGAGAATCCTTTTACCAATAGCGCGGGAAGGGATAGAAATAACCGGGCTGGACATCTCAGAAAAGATGTTAGACAAAGCCAGGGAGAAATTGGATAAAGAGCTGGAAGAGGTGAAA contains:
- a CDS encoding ABC transporter permease, which gives rise to MKTELKTNLKAIFGRAYVRLVGAHREPSWLASEALLPLLSTASFVYVYKALKAPEEYTGFVILGGAMTAYWINVLWSMAAQFYWEKEMGNLQLYLVAPISRMAILLGMATGGFYLASTRAIFVFVVGSLIFKVNFVVISLGKLALIFFLTQVALYGLGMMFSSLFMLFGREAWHTTNLFQEPIYLLSGFFFPIKSLGMTVGLVASLIPLTLGLDGMRQLAFKGGKELGLLNVNLEIYGLAILSVLFLIAAHYALKYMENMGKKEGRLTLRWQ